Proteins found in one Nitratiruptor sp. SB155-2 genomic segment:
- a CDS encoding chemotaxis protein CheA, translating to MRVNVSEDMQEILDEFVQEAEEIIENLDQELIELESDPTNRDLLNEIFRGMHTLKGGAGFLGLESIIELAHVIESIFDKLRNNEMTLTSDMMDVILEGIDVLKSAIETLKSENEIPDVDEIKPLLDKLNHILENPESFQADKSARSEQISEVTEQEPSEAEQESSNNNSIKEEIIFHDDVDEKIQQLIREHPGKNFKEILDDLILLPPEERDMDLIMKLDELINEGKDVEDLIKERRIIEPEVKEESSVSSKQEEKAPVTVPEKSKTVPKPKQKKEETETIRIDIERVSTLMNLVGELVLDRNRIVKLTSRLRSNCEDSEAIEELNEAIAGMSRSVSDLQEVVMKLRMQPVKRIFSKFPRIVRDLAKKMGKKIELILEGEDTEIDRSILNQLEDPLIHLVRNSIDHGIETPEERLAKGKPETGHIILSALQEGDRIIVSIEDDGRGINAEKVKQKAIEKGLITPEQAAQMSDKEAYELIFMPGFSTVDEVSEISGRGVGMDVVSNVIHSLRGAIEIESEPDKGTKITMKLPLTVAIIRTLMVGTNNRIFAIPLFSVVEIIKYNPEDIKDVGTYKSLVLRDEVYLFFHLNELFDLESNHKEKFIIILNIGEKNIAIAVDDLFGEEEIVIKPLGEMLKDVQGIAGATITGDGKVVLILDIKSLINDKRNELIGVI from the coding sequence ATGAGAGTGAATGTCAGTGAAGATATGCAAGAGATTTTAGACGAGTTTGTCCAAGAAGCCGAAGAAATCATAGAAAACCTTGATCAAGAACTGATAGAACTCGAAAGCGATCCTACAAACAGAGATCTTCTTAATGAAATATTCAGAGGGATGCATACACTCAAAGGCGGAGCCGGTTTTTTAGGCTTAGAAAGTATTATTGAATTGGCTCACGTCATTGAGAGTATTTTTGACAAACTACGCAATAATGAGATGACTTTGACATCCGATATGATGGATGTCATTTTAGAGGGGATAGACGTTCTCAAATCTGCTATTGAGACATTAAAATCAGAAAACGAGATACCAGATGTTGATGAGATCAAGCCGCTGCTGGACAAACTTAATCATATTTTAGAAAATCCTGAATCGTTTCAAGCAGACAAATCGGCAAGATCTGAACAAATTAGTGAGGTGACGGAACAAGAACCATCTGAGGCGGAACAAGAATCCTCAAACAACAATTCTATAAAAGAAGAGATTATTTTCCATGATGATGTGGATGAGAAGATACAGCAGCTGATCCGCGAACATCCTGGAAAAAATTTCAAAGAGATTCTCGACGATCTCATTCTTTTGCCTCCAGAAGAGCGGGATATGGATCTTATCATGAAACTGGATGAACTTATCAACGAAGGAAAAGATGTTGAAGATCTTATCAAAGAAAGACGCATAATCGAACCAGAAGTCAAGGAGGAGTCCTCTGTTTCATCCAAACAAGAAGAAAAAGCACCGGTTACAGTACCGGAAAAATCAAAAACAGTACCCAAACCAAAGCAAAAAAAAGAGGAAACAGAAACTATACGGATAGATATAGAGAGAGTGAGTACTTTAATGAACCTTGTTGGAGAACTTGTTCTTGATCGAAACAGAATAGTTAAACTTACATCGCGACTAAGAAGTAACTGCGAAGACTCAGAAGCGATAGAAGAATTAAATGAGGCAATCGCAGGCATGAGTAGATCTGTCTCAGACCTACAAGAAGTCGTGATGAAACTGAGAATGCAACCAGTGAAACGGATTTTCAGTAAATTCCCTAGAATAGTTCGTGATCTTGCAAAAAAAATGGGTAAAAAGATTGAACTTATTTTAGAAGGTGAGGATACAGAAATCGATAGAAGTATTCTCAATCAACTCGAGGATCCTCTAATTCATCTGGTGCGAAACTCTATAGACCACGGTATTGAAACCCCAGAAGAACGCCTTGCCAAGGGCAAGCCAGAAACTGGACACATTATCCTCTCTGCTTTACAAGAAGGGGATAGGATAATCGTATCCATTGAAGATGATGGACGAGGAATCAATGCAGAAAAAGTAAAACAAAAGGCAATCGAAAAAGGACTCATTACTCCAGAACAAGCGGCACAAATGAGCGACAAAGAAGCTTATGAATTAATCTTTATGCCAGGGTTTTCAACTGTTGACGAGGTTAGCGAGATATCCGGTCGAGGTGTTGGAATGGATGTGGTATCCAATGTCATTCACTCATTGCGTGGCGCTATAGAGATTGAAAGTGAACCTGACAAAGGAACCAAAATAACAATGAAACTACCGCTTACTGTTGCAATCATTAGAACACTTATGGTAGGAACAAATAATCGAATTTTTGCCATACCTCTTTTTAGCGTTGTAGAAATCATTAAATATAACCCAGAAGACATCAAAGACGTAGGTACCTATAAATCATTGGTTCTTAGAGATGAAGTTTACCTCTTTTTCCATCTCAATGAACTTTTTGATTTAGAAAGCAACCATAAAGAAAAGTTTATTATAATTCTCAACATCGGAGAGAAAAATATCGCTATTGCTGTTGATGATCTTTTTGGCGAAGAGGAAATCGTTATAAAACCACTGGGTGAAATGCTCAAAGATGTCCAAGGTATTGCTGGAGCAACAATCACAGGTGATGGCAAAGTGGTGTTAATATTAGATATAAAATCACTTATAAACGATAAGCGTAATGAACTGATAGGAGTTATCTAA
- the fliG gene encoding flagellar motor switch protein FliG has product MSEEKKNVHLTKLQKAAILISALPEDISVQIFKKLKDFEVERIVKTILMLETPSKESVLEVLKEAYDNLKEASPVKIAPDHLKKILQKALPPEVLEKLLNQTFDEEEFKTIFKELEKLDPKMVANLIKNEHPQVIALILSQLKPSVAAEILQYIPKRVGVTNVQEEVIKRIASIEKINAQTLKIVANTLEEELLTIGAGAEETLSGIDIAAEIVNALPKEVQVELLEEVRKEDEILADNIEERMFKFEDILKLDNKAIIEILKNVDKNVLMMALKGAPQEILDKFLSNMSKRAAEMFLEDMEVLGPVKKSDVEKAQKKIIEEIKNLINKGVIEFGSGEEYV; this is encoded by the coding sequence GTGTCCGAAGAAAAGAAAAATGTTCATTTAACGAAACTGCAAAAAGCTGCTATTTTAATCTCTGCGCTTCCCGAAGATATTAGTGTACAAATTTTTAAAAAATTGAAAGATTTCGAAGTAGAAAGGATAGTCAAAACAATTTTGATGCTTGAAACTCCATCAAAAGAATCAGTTTTAGAAGTACTGAAAGAGGCTTACGATAATTTGAAAGAGGCTTCTCCAGTCAAAATTGCGCCCGATCATCTTAAAAAGATTTTACAAAAGGCTCTTCCACCTGAAGTTTTAGAAAAACTTTTAAATCAAACATTTGATGAAGAAGAGTTTAAAACTATATTCAAAGAGTTGGAAAAACTCGATCCAAAAATGGTGGCAAATCTCATTAAAAATGAACATCCCCAGGTAATTGCTCTTATCCTCTCACAACTTAAACCTTCTGTAGCAGCAGAGATATTACAGTATATTCCTAAAAGAGTGGGAGTAACCAATGTACAAGAAGAGGTGATAAAAAGAATTGCTTCTATAGAAAAGATCAATGCTCAAACACTAAAAATCGTAGCCAATACATTGGAAGAAGAGCTGTTGACCATCGGTGCGGGAGCAGAAGAGACGCTGAGTGGTATCGATATCGCAGCAGAAATAGTCAATGCATTGCCAAAAGAAGTACAGGTTGAGCTTCTGGAAGAGGTTCGAAAAGAGGATGAAATTTTGGCAGATAACATTGAAGAGAGAATGTTTAAATTTGAAGATATTTTGAAATTGGATAACAAAGCGATTATTGAAATTTTGAAAAATGTTGATAAAAACGTTTTGATGATGGCTCTAAAAGGTGCGCCTCAGGAGATTTTGGACAAATTTTTATCCAATATGTCCAAACGTGCGGCTGAAATGTTTTTGGAAGATATGGAAGTTCTGGGTCCAGTGAAGAAAAGTGATGTGGAAAAAGCTCAGAAGAAAATCATCGAAGAGATTAAAAATTTGATCAATAAAGGTGTGATTGAATTTGGAAGTGGGGAAGAGTACGTGTAA
- a CDS encoding flagellar motor switch protein FliM — translation MSEQDFLSQEEIDALLGGDGSEQEEESGTEELSDIRPFDFDELESIKKGGFPGLELIYERWVKLFREEVRKVLPKINMVSKESIYITRFNNFMFNIPMPSSYTTFTMRPLKETALLVIDSRLVFTVISVMFGGPAKPFKVEGREFTKLETYVIKDFIDIALESLQEVFSAVYPVDVEKRSIELNPALARITSGNEKVIISECIVDIDGFEAPIYFCFPHGMFLPIKEIIYSEFQGEIDPVWKRRVNEILLQTNVEVALELPKQTYLMRDVLQWKEGMELILDIEKEEDAYLRISDKYKFRCKVGKIKEKYAALLKNEHQEEEADNE, via the coding sequence ATGTCTGAACAGGATTTCTTGTCTCAAGAAGAGATAGATGCGCTGCTAGGTGGCGATGGATCGGAACAAGAAGAGGAGAGCGGAACAGAAGAACTCTCTGATATTCGGCCCTTTGACTTTGATGAATTAGAAAGTATCAAAAAAGGGGGATTCCCCGGCCTTGAGCTCATTTATGAGCGATGGGTTAAGCTTTTTCGAGAAGAGGTCCGTAAAGTCCTTCCAAAAATCAACATGGTCTCAAAAGAGTCCATCTATATCACACGGTTCAATAACTTTATGTTCAATATCCCTATGCCTTCCAGCTATACAACGTTTACGATGAGACCATTGAAAGAGACGGCTCTGTTAGTTATCGATTCCAGACTGGTTTTCACCGTCATCAGCGTGATGTTTGGAGGTCCCGCTAAACCTTTTAAAGTTGAAGGGAGAGAGTTTACAAAACTGGAAACTTACGTTATCAAGGATTTTATCGATATAGCCTTGGAGTCTTTACAAGAGGTTTTTAGCGCAGTTTACCCTGTAGATGTGGAAAAAAGGTCGATAGAGCTCAACCCTGCTTTGGCGCGAATAACTTCGGGAAATGAAAAAGTGATTATTTCAGAGTGTATAGTTGATATTGATGGTTTTGAAGCACCAATCTATTTCTGTTTCCCGCATGGTATGTTTCTACCTATCAAAGAGATTATCTACAGTGAATTTCAGGGAGAGATCGATCCTGTATGGAAAAGACGGGTCAATGAGATTCTATTACAAACGAATGTGGAAGTTGCTTTGGAACTTCCAAAACAGACCTACTTGATGAGGGATGTGTTACAATGGAAGGAAGGAATGGAGCTTATTTTGGATATTGAAAAAGAGGAGGATGCCTATTTGAGAATTTCTGATAAATATAAGTTCCGATGCAAAGTTGGAAAAATAAAAGAGAAATATGCAGCACTCCTAAAAAACGAGCACCAAGAAGAGGAAGCGGACAATGAGTGA
- a CDS encoding FliM/FliN family flagellar motor switch protein, whose amino-acid sequence MSEETNPSPEEQNSEEQPELSPDELMAQQFAQESYGSETEEEDRIEKSKFSILLDVPLDVIVEIGSTQMPLEEVLKLNPNSVVELNRFIHEPVDLKVNGKVIAKGELYTVKNNFGLKITHVVTPEERLKILEG is encoded by the coding sequence ATGAGTGAAGAGACAAATCCATCACCAGAAGAGCAAAACAGTGAAGAACAGCCAGAGCTCTCTCCTGATGAATTGATGGCACAACAATTTGCACAGGAGAGCTATGGGAGTGAAACGGAAGAGGAAGATAGAATAGAAAAAAGTAAATTTTCCATCCTCCTTGATGTTCCTTTGGATGTTATAGTGGAGATAGGCTCTACCCAGATGCCTCTAGAAGAGGTACTCAAACTCAATCCAAATAGCGTGGTGGAACTCAATCGATTTATCCATGAACCAGTTGATCTCAAAGTGAACGGGAAAGTGATTGCAAAAGGGGAACTCTATACAGTAAAAAACAATTTTGGTCTGAAAATTACTCATGTAGTCACTCCTGAAGAGAGACTCAAAATTTTGGAAGGATAA
- a CDS encoding flagellar hook-basal body protein codes for MALDLQATYVLASGASRAMEQLDTVTNNLANVNTTGFKEMVVKEMSQRLDENGGDSNHLFVFPRFKESILNFAQGPLKHTQNRLDFALEGKGFFIVQKGDQKFLTRNGHFLINNEGLLVDQNGHYLLDTADKPVRLEGKSEINVTEDGSIYQNGAFVTKLQIKNYDNVTIIGDTYYEPQGNELTVDAKVRQGYLESSNINPLMEMTEMIMAQRRFDMYGNMIKSMDQLNQKTNEIGRA; via the coding sequence ATGGCTCTTGATCTACAAGCAACGTATGTATTGGCAAGCGGGGCGTCTAGGGCGATGGAACAGCTCGATACCGTGACAAATAATCTTGCCAACGTCAATACGACAGGATTTAAAGAGATGGTTGTCAAAGAGATGAGTCAACGCCTTGATGAGAATGGAGGGGATTCCAATCATCTTTTTGTGTTTCCAAGATTCAAAGAGAGCATATTGAATTTTGCACAAGGTCCGCTAAAACATACACAAAACAGACTTGATTTTGCCTTGGAAGGTAAAGGTTTTTTCATTGTACAAAAGGGGGATCAGAAATTTTTAACGCGTAATGGTCATTTTTTGATCAATAATGAAGGATTGTTGGTTGACCAAAACGGGCACTATCTTTTAGATACTGCCGATAAGCCTGTTCGTCTGGAAGGAAAAAGCGAAATAAATGTTACGGAGGATGGTTCTATCTATCAAAATGGTGCCTTTGTCACGAAGTTGCAAATAAAAAATTATGACAATGTTACAATTATTGGCGATACATATTATGAACCTCAAGGAAACGAACTGACAGTTGATGCAAAAGTTCGACAAGGTTATCTTGAATCGAGTAACATTAATCCTTTAATGGAGATGACAGAGATGATTATGGCGCAAAGACGCTTTGATATGTATGGTAATATGATAAAAAGTATGGATCAACTCAATCAAAAAACAAATGAAATCGGAAGAGCGTAA
- the flgG gene encoding flagellar basal-body rod protein FlgG, whose protein sequence is MIRALWTSASGMQAQQTNLDVVSNNIANVNTTGFKQSRANFEDLIYQNIKDPGVENGNGNRLPTGIQIGLGVRVADVAKIFSQGSLKHTERDLDVAIQGKGFFKIELPGGGEAYTRAGNFQIDNEGNLVTDQGYKVLPNIQINAPETLVGISISPNGKVVAVRSEGVGQTTEELGQLKLYRFINPAGLKAIGGNLFVQSEASAEPIEGDPDTNGFGKLSQGFLEMSNVNIVEEMVNLIVAQRAYEMNSKGITTADEMLRTVATLKS, encoded by the coding sequence ATGATACGAGCACTTTGGACTTCGGCTTCAGGCATGCAGGCGCAACAGACAAATCTTGATGTAGTCTCTAACAACATCGCAAATGTCAATACCACTGGTTTTAAACAAAGCAGAGCCAACTTTGAAGATCTCATATACCAAAACATTAAAGATCCAGGCGTTGAAAACGGTAACGGGAATAGACTTCCTACGGGTATTCAGATCGGACTTGGCGTAAGAGTTGCGGATGTAGCGAAAATATTTTCTCAAGGAAGCCTCAAACATACCGAAAGAGATCTGGATGTGGCTATTCAAGGAAAAGGATTTTTCAAAATAGAACTGCCAGGAGGTGGTGAAGCCTATACAAGAGCCGGTAATTTTCAAATAGACAACGAAGGAAATCTCGTAACCGATCAGGGATACAAAGTATTACCTAACATCCAGATCAATGCACCAGAAACTCTTGTTGGTATCTCTATCAGTCCCAATGGAAAAGTTGTTGCGGTACGAAGTGAAGGGGTCGGTCAGACCACTGAAGAACTTGGACAGCTTAAACTCTATCGTTTCATCAATCCAGCTGGACTCAAAGCGATAGGAGGCAATCTTTTTGTCCAATCAGAAGCCTCTGCAGAGCCAATAGAGGGTGATCCTGATACCAACGGTTTTGGAAAACTTTCCCAAGGTTTTTTGGAAATGTCCAATGTCAATATCGTTGAGGAGATGGTAAACTTGATCGTTGCCCAGCGAGCATACGAGATGAACTCCAAAGGCATAACAACTGCCGATGAAATGCTTCGAACCGTTGCAACTCTTAAATCGTAA
- the flgA gene encoding flagellar basal body P-ring formation chaperone FlgA — protein sequence MKCFEPLQLLNRNIAIFLFFATILFGRETIILKKQIVIDTPVIELSQIATLNIDNQTLKKYLSHLRVDRKFYQNDLVVTKEEVRRLLQENFIDTSHITIKGEKTTLSLEKKTLSKELLEQAIRKYFKKRYPNKEIKKISLHMKPIEIMGKYTIAVEPETVSRNYAYVKVHIKQANKAAHVYRAYVIIKTLANVVVAVHDIPRGSLIQKKDLAVQKMVTHGKNYPDLQEIIGSVARVNIYKNRKITRYMIEPNYAVKKRQNVRIIYAKGPIRIELLGLALQNGKRGDIIKVKNISTNKVLECKVLSDGVVQFLY from the coding sequence ATGAAATGCTTCGAACCGTTGCAACTCTTAAATCGTAATATTGCCATCTTTCTTTTTTTCGCGACCATACTCTTTGGTCGTGAGACCATCATTTTAAAAAAACAGATTGTCATCGATACACCCGTCATAGAGCTGTCACAAATAGCCACGCTCAATATTGACAATCAAACACTAAAAAAATATCTTTCCCATCTTCGAGTTGATCGAAAGTTTTATCAAAACGACTTGGTAGTTACGAAAGAGGAGGTTCGAAGATTACTGCAAGAAAATTTTATAGACACTTCGCATATAACTATCAAAGGAGAAAAGACTACACTCTCTCTTGAAAAAAAGACTCTTTCAAAAGAGTTGCTAGAACAGGCGATTAGAAAATATTTTAAAAAGCGATATCCAAATAAAGAGATCAAAAAGATTTCACTCCATATGAAACCTATAGAGATCATGGGAAAATATACTATTGCAGTGGAACCTGAAACCGTATCTCGAAATTACGCTTATGTCAAGGTTCATATAAAACAAGCAAATAAAGCAGCACACGTATATAGAGCCTATGTGATAATCAAAACACTTGCAAATGTGGTCGTGGCGGTACACGATATTCCAAGGGGCTCACTGATACAAAAAAAGGATTTGGCGGTTCAAAAAATGGTCACTCATGGAAAAAACTACCCAGATCTACAAGAGATAATCGGTTCCGTAGCGAGGGTGAATATCTATAAGAATAGAAAAATTACCCGCTACATGATTGAACCCAACTATGCAGTAAAAAAACGTCAAAATGTTCGCATCATCTATGCAAAAGGTCCGATTAGGATAGAGCTTTTGGGCCTTGCTCTTCAAAACGGGAAAAGGGGTGATATAATAAAAGTGAAAAATATATCGACAAACAAGGTTCTAGAATGCAAAGTATTATCCGATGGTGTTGTGCAGTTTCTGTATTGA
- a CDS encoding flagellar basal body L-ring protein FlgH: protein MQSIIRWCCAVSVLIFFSGCMGSAPKAPMKPKILSEKEVMQTPKPQVPGSLYSGYDNLFSDMKAYEVGDVVTININENLSGKGQSDVQTSRSNSVGLGVPTPKIKGRSVVQGDELLSLDGSSQNSFSGQGGTKRSAKLIAKITARVVKVYPNGNLYIVGKKYLKINSDTQYLKIAGIVNPKDISPDNSIDSSRISDMYVEYNGQGFVTDGQEPGWLAKFVMKIWPF, encoded by the coding sequence ATGCAAAGTATTATCCGATGGTGTTGTGCAGTTTCTGTATTGATTTTTTTTTCAGGATGTATGGGCTCAGCACCGAAAGCCCCTATGAAACCGAAAATTTTAAGTGAAAAAGAGGTGATGCAAACACCTAAGCCACAGGTTCCAGGTTCTTTATACAGTGGATATGACAATCTGTTCAGCGATATGAAAGCTTATGAAGTTGGTGATGTGGTCACGATAAACATCAATGAAAATCTATCTGGAAAAGGTCAAAGTGATGTCCAGACCTCACGAAGCAACAGCGTAGGACTTGGTGTTCCAACCCCAAAAATCAAAGGCCGATCGGTTGTACAAGGGGATGAGCTATTGAGTCTTGATGGAAGCTCGCAAAACAGTTTTTCGGGGCAAGGTGGGACGAAAAGAAGTGCGAAATTGATCGCGAAAATCACTGCAAGAGTCGTGAAAGTATATCCAAACGGCAATCTGTACATCGTAGGGAAAAAATATCTGAAGATAAACTCAGATACGCAGTATCTTAAAATTGCGGGAATCGTCAATCCAAAAGACATATCCCCAGATAATAGTATCGACTCCTCAAGAATATCGGATATGTATGTGGAGTATAATGGCCAGGGGTTTGTTACAGATGGACAAGAACCGGGTTGGCTGGCAAAATTTGTGATGAAAATATGGCCGTTTTGA
- a CDS encoding flagellar basal body P-ring protein FlgI has product MRLFLLLLFSLFELLWAVEVKIGDQVNVVGVRENYLTGYGIVVGLNGTGDGTTTKFTLLSIANMLKKMGINIDPKDVKTKNAAAVIVTAKLPPFAKSGMTVDVTVSSMGDAKDIGNGVLIRTPLFGPDKKIYAFAQGPTSTGGGFSESNKGGKVQKNFTTTALIPNGAIIERDLPYSFDDQKTVTLTLKHPSFEMARRIVDAINKHFKEELAFALDASTIRVLYPMKNQYDKVQFLSQLLDLKVQSENEPTIVIYERTGTVIMSGDIKIDTPVYISHGNIYVTVQKEPVVSQPNPLAGGNTVQTQSTQTTVQEANGRIFSIQSPSLRDLVKALNDLGISPRDLIAIIQAIKNAGKLHAKIVIM; this is encoded by the coding sequence ATGCGACTGTTTTTACTTTTATTGTTTTCATTGTTCGAACTACTCTGGGCCGTTGAAGTCAAGATCGGTGATCAAGTCAACGTTGTTGGTGTTCGCGAAAACTATTTGACGGGATATGGTATCGTTGTAGGACTCAATGGGACAGGGGATGGAACAACCACGAAATTTACCCTTTTAAGTATTGCCAATATGCTAAAAAAAATGGGGATCAATATCGATCCAAAAGACGTAAAAACGAAAAATGCGGCTGCAGTCATTGTGACGGCAAAATTGCCTCCTTTCGCAAAAAGCGGGATGACGGTGGATGTGACGGTGTCGAGTATGGGAGATGCGAAAGATATAGGCAATGGGGTGCTTATTCGTACCCCTCTTTTTGGGCCAGATAAGAAAATATACGCTTTTGCCCAGGGACCTACATCCACAGGGGGTGGTTTTAGTGAATCGAACAAAGGTGGGAAAGTTCAAAAAAACTTTACGACTACGGCTCTCATTCCAAATGGTGCGATTATAGAAAGAGATCTTCCCTATAGCTTTGACGATCAAAAAACGGTGACCCTTACCCTGAAGCATCCAAGTTTTGAAATGGCGAGAAGAATCGTAGATGCAATCAACAAACATTTCAAAGAAGAGCTTGCATTTGCACTGGACGCATCCACGATTCGCGTGTTGTATCCCATGAAGAATCAATACGATAAAGTCCAGTTTCTCTCACAGCTTCTTGATCTCAAAGTACAAAGCGAAAATGAACCAACGATAGTGATATATGAGCGAACGGGAACGGTCATCATGAGTGGTGATATAAAGATAGATACACCGGTCTACATCTCCCATGGCAATATCTATGTGACGGTCCAAAAAGAGCCTGTCGTTTCTCAGCCAAACCCACTAGCTGGAGGAAACACCGTTCAAACACAATCGACGCAGACAACAGTCCAGGAGGCTAACGGAAGGATCTTTTCTATACAATCGCCCTCATTAAGGGATCTTGTAAAGGCACTCAATGATTTGGGAATTTCACCAAGAGATCTCATTGCCATTATACAGGCTATCAAAAATGCCGGTAAGCTCCACGCAAAAATTGTGATAATGTAG
- a CDS encoding rod-binding protein translates to MKIDTYWDFAQLSQIKTKDMAAKGFEEEFIHQFLKEVRKSLERTSPLLDTSFSAKMYWDMFDMQIAKVLSDSDQFGLKEYIAQAIETYEKNSR, encoded by the coding sequence ATGAAGATAGATACATACTGGGATTTTGCGCAGCTGAGTCAGATAAAAACGAAAGATATGGCGGCAAAAGGTTTTGAAGAGGAGTTTATCCATCAGTTTCTCAAAGAGGTGCGAAAGTCATTGGAAAGAACATCACCACTACTGGATACCTCATTTTCTGCAAAAATGTATTGGGATATGTTTGATATGCAGATTGCAAAAGTCTTGAGTGATAGTGATCAGTTCGGTTTGAAAGAGTATATTGCACAAGCGATTGAGACATACGAGAAGAATAGCCGATGA